The following are encoded together in the Bradyrhizobium algeriense genome:
- a CDS encoding MAPEG family protein has translation MTRELFWLTLTVILTGLLWIPYIINRCQVRGLSGAMANPSRNDKPHADWANRLMFAHDNAVENLVIFAPLVLILNAIDYSDKWTVMACAVYFWSRVAHLIVYTLGLPVFRTLAFTVGFLAQAALALAIFKVV, from the coding sequence ATGACGCGTGAATTGTTCTGGCTCACTCTGACCGTGATTTTGACCGGGCTGTTGTGGATCCCCTACATCATCAATCGCTGTCAGGTGCGCGGCCTTTCCGGCGCCATGGCCAACCCCTCGCGCAACGACAAGCCGCACGCCGACTGGGCCAACCGGCTGATGTTCGCGCACGACAACGCGGTCGAGAACCTCGTTATCTTCGCGCCGCTGGTCCTGATCCTCAACGCCATCGACTATTCCGACAAATGGACCGTGATGGCCTGCGCCGTGTATTTCTGGTCCCGCGTCGCGCACCTTATCGTTTACACGCTCGGCCTGCCGGTGTTCCGCACGCTGGCCTTCACCGTCGGTTTCCTGGCGCAGGCCGCGCTGGCGCTGGCGATCTTCAAGGTGGTGTGA
- a CDS encoding class I poly(R)-hydroxyalkanoic acid synthase — MSDVNTETQGLKTFNAEAFAMNIAKAMETSGQALAAYLRPREDGEPKDKPPSEIGEVIKTFTKVAEYWLTDTQRAEDLQTRMGKAYLDLWGQAARRMAGEAAKPAIEPSPRDKRFKDPEWKSNQFFDFVLQLYLLTAQWAQELVKNAEGVDPHTRKKAEFYVQQITNAIAPSNFILTNPEVLRETLASNGANLVRGMKMLAEDIEAGRGALRIRQSDPSNLVVGVNMATTPGKVIFQNELMQLIQYTPTTETVLRTPLLIVPPWINKFYILDLKPEKSYIKWCVDQGITVFVISWVNPDKELGKKTFDDYMKEGPLTAMDIIEKVTGEMKVHTVGYCVGGTLLASTLAWLAEKRRQRVTSATFFAAQVDFTHAGDLLVFVDEDQISALERDMQAAGVLEGSRMAMAFNMLRSNDLIWSYVVSNYLKGQAPSSFDLLHWNSDATRMPAANHSYYLRNCYLENRLSSGSMVLDNTLLDLSKVKVPVYNLATKEDHIAPADSVLYGSQFFGGPVKYVLSGSGHIAGVVNPPEAGKYQYWTNDNIRDVTLADWLKNATEHKGSWWPDWRQWLESLDAEQVPARPVGSEELPPIEDAPGSYVKVRA, encoded by the coding sequence ATGAGCGACGTCAACACCGAAACCCAAGGTTTGAAGACCTTCAACGCCGAAGCCTTCGCCATGAACATCGCCAAGGCGATGGAGACGAGCGGTCAGGCGCTCGCGGCCTATCTCAGGCCGCGCGAGGACGGGGAACCGAAGGACAAGCCGCCGAGCGAGATCGGTGAGGTCATCAAGACCTTCACCAAGGTGGCTGAATACTGGCTGACGGACACGCAACGCGCCGAAGACCTGCAGACCCGGATGGGCAAGGCCTATCTCGATCTCTGGGGCCAGGCCGCACGCCGCATGGCCGGCGAAGCGGCCAAGCCGGCGATCGAGCCGTCGCCGCGCGACAAGCGCTTCAAGGATCCGGAGTGGAAATCGAACCAGTTCTTCGATTTCGTGCTGCAGCTCTATCTGCTCACCGCGCAATGGGCGCAGGAACTGGTGAAGAACGCCGAAGGCGTCGATCCGCACACGCGCAAGAAGGCCGAGTTCTACGTCCAGCAGATCACCAACGCGATCGCGCCATCGAATTTCATTCTCACCAATCCCGAAGTGCTGCGTGAGACACTGGCCTCGAACGGCGCCAATCTCGTGCGCGGCATGAAGATGCTCGCCGAAGACATCGAAGCCGGCCGCGGCGCGCTGCGCATACGCCAGTCCGACCCGTCGAACCTCGTCGTCGGCGTCAACATGGCGACGACGCCGGGCAAGGTGATCTTCCAGAACGAGCTGATGCAGCTGATCCAGTACACGCCGACCACCGAGACAGTGCTGCGCACGCCGCTCCTGATCGTGCCGCCCTGGATCAACAAGTTCTACATTCTCGATCTCAAGCCGGAAAAATCCTACATCAAATGGTGCGTCGACCAGGGCATCACCGTGTTCGTGATCTCCTGGGTCAACCCCGACAAGGAACTCGGCAAGAAAACCTTCGACGACTACATGAAGGAAGGCCCGCTCACCGCGATGGACATCATCGAAAAGGTGACGGGCGAGATGAAGGTCCATACCGTCGGCTACTGCGTCGGCGGCACGCTGCTTGCCTCGACGCTGGCCTGGCTCGCCGAGAAGCGGCGCCAGCGCGTCACCTCGGCGACGTTCTTTGCGGCACAGGTCGACTTCACCCATGCCGGCGATCTCCTCGTGTTCGTCGATGAAGACCAGATCTCGGCGCTCGAGCGCGACATGCAGGCGGCCGGCGTGCTCGAAGGCAGCAGGATGGCGATGGCCTTCAACATGCTGCGCTCCAACGACCTGATCTGGTCGTATGTCGTCAGCAACTATCTGAAGGGACAGGCGCCCTCCTCGTTCGACCTGCTGCACTGGAATTCCGACGCCACGCGGATGCCGGCCGCCAACCATTCCTATTACCTGCGCAACTGCTATCTGGAAAACCGGCTCTCCTCCGGCAGCATGGTGCTCGACAACACGCTGCTCGACCTGTCGAAGGTCAAGGTGCCCGTCTACAATCTGGCGACCAAAGAGGATCACATCGCGCCGGCGGATTCGGTGCTCTACGGCTCGCAGTTCTTCGGCGGCCCGGTGAAGTACGTGCTGTCTGGGTCAGGCCACATCGCAGGCGTAGTTAACCCGCCGGAGGCTGGCAAGTACCAGTACTGGACCAACGACAACATCAGGGATGTCACCCTCGCCGACTGGCTGAAGAACGCGACCGAACACAAGGGTTCGTGGTGGCCCGACTGGCGGCAATGGCTGGAGAGCCTGGACGCCGAGCAGGTGCCCGCGCGCCCCGTCGGCTCCGAGGAGCTGCCCCCGATCGAGGACGCGCCCGGCAGCTACGTCAAGGTCCGCGCATAG